In the Nitrospinota bacterium genome, CGGTTCTCCGCCAGGAGGTAGAACATTGACAAAAATTCTTGTTATAGGTATTGCCGGACGCATGGGGAAGACCATAGCCGGATGCATTGAAGACACAGAAGGCGTTGAACTGGGTGGGGGGACCGAGCAGTCAGGAAGCCCTGATATTGGGAGGGATATTGGAGAAGTTGCTGGTATTGGCAATAAAGGTGTTGCTGTTTCTGATGACCTGGCTGCTGCTCTTGCAACCTGTGATTCTGTGATTGATTTCACCACGCCCGAATCAAGCATGGAGACTTTGAAAGTCTGTGCCGAAAAAGGCAAAGCTGTGGTGGTAGGCACCACCGGGTTTTCTCCGGAACAGCGTGATGAAATTGAGCAGATTGGTAAAACTATTCCTTGCGTGGTGGCTCCCAACATGAGCATTGGGGTTAATGTATTGTTCAAGCTGGTTGCAGATGCTGCGAAGGTGCTGGGTGACGCCTATGATGTAGAAATTGTTGAAGCGCACCATAAATTTAAAAAGGATGCGCCAAGCGGAACGGCGGTGCGTATTTCAGAAATTGTTGCCGATTCTTTGGGAAGAAATCTCGAAGAGGTTGGCGTTTATGGAAGAAAAGGTATTGCCGTGCGTACTCCGAAAGAAATCGGTATTCACACTTTGCGTGCGGGGGATATCATCGGTGAACATCGGGTTTTGTTTGGCGGCATGGGAGAAAACTTTGAAGTGTTTCACCGTGCACAGAGCCGGGAAACTTTTGCCAGAGGTTCTGTTCGTGCCGCTCAATGGATTCTGAACCAACCCAACGCTGTTTACGATATGCAGGATGTTTTGGGCTTGCGTTGATTAGGGGATAACTATGGACCCTTTTAAATTTGATCGCAGAAATTTCCTGAAGATTTTTTCTTTAACCACTTTGTCATCCTTGATACCTGGAAAAACAGGATGGGCTGACGATTTTCGCAACGACAAAAATATTCCCAAACGATATGTCCAAAACCGGGACATTCCTGGTTTTCATATTCGAAGTGCCAATCCCTTTCTTGGAGTGGATATGCAAAACTGGGGATTGGCGTTAGGGGGTATGGTTAAAAATCCCTTCGGTCTTGCTTATGAGGACCTGTTTGGATTTAAAATGTACTCCCAGGTTTCACGGCTTAAGTGTGTTGAATGCTGGTCTGCCAAGGCCAGGTGGGAAGGGTTCCGCTTTGATGAATTACTGGAAAAGGTCCAGCCCGACCCATCGGCGAAATATGTTTATATTCAATCTGCCGATTCCTATTACGAAAGTTTTGCTTTGGAAGAACTGCTTCGGCCTCGTG is a window encoding:
- the dapB gene encoding 4-hydroxy-tetrahydrodipicolinate reductase, with translation MTKILVIGIAGRMGKTIAGCIEDTEGVELGGGTEQSGSPDIGRDIGEVAGIGNKGVAVSDDLAAALATCDSVIDFTTPESSMETLKVCAEKGKAVVVGTTGFSPEQRDEIEQIGKTIPCVVAPNMSIGVNVLFKLVADAAKVLGDAYDVEIVEAHHKFKKDAPSGTAVRISEIVADSLGRNLEEVGVYGRKGIAVRTPKEIGIHTLRAGDIIGEHRVLFGGMGENFEVFHRAQSRETFARGSVRAAQWILNQPNAVYDMQDVLGLR
- a CDS encoding molybdopterin-dependent oxidoreductase, producing MDPFKFDRRNFLKIFSLTTLSSLIPGKTGWADDFRNDKNIPKRYVQNRDIPGFHIRSANPFLGVDMQNWGLALGGMVKNPFGLAYEDLFGFKMYSQVSRLKCVECWSAKARWEGFRFDELLEKVQPDPSAKYVYIQSADSYYESFALEELLRPRVLFVLRMDGQPLSRDHGFPLRLIIPYKYGYKNIKYITSIKFLDSRKRNYWSNNGPYSVDGTIQPGIDHPLDYDKKPLP